One stretch of Gopherus flavomarginatus isolate rGopFla2 chromosome 2, rGopFla2.mat.asm, whole genome shotgun sequence DNA includes these proteins:
- the LOC127043751 gene encoding diacylglycerol kinase kappa-like isoform X1, whose translation MLRKMLILSALLAVFLVDPIKPQEALTTPLSGDSNMEPSIKPSTDSSMETTGKPSGEGSGDPSAEPSSERNREPSTESTRELSVEPTKESSTKPTKEPSTEPHMSGQQWHHPPKKQFLLL comes from the exons ATGCTGAGAAAGATGTTGATCCTTTCAGCTCTACTGGCTGTGTTTCTAGTTGATCCAATAAAACCACAAG AGGCATTGACTACCCCTCTGTCTGGGGACTCAAACATGGAGCCGAGCATAAAGCCAAGCACGGACTCAAGCATGGAGACTACTGGAAAGCCCAGCGGGGAAGGAAGCGGAGACCCCAGTGCGGAACCAAGTTCAGAGCGCAACAGAGAGCCAAGCACAGAGTCCACCAGAGAGCTGAGTGTGGAACCAACCAAAGAATCCAGCACAAAACCAACCAAAGAGCCAAGCACAGAACCTCACA TGTCTGGACAGCAATGGCATCACCCACCAAAGAAACAGTTTCTGCTTTTATGA
- the LOC127043751 gene encoding diacylglycerol kinase kappa-like isoform X2: protein MLRKMLILSALLAVFLVDPIKPQEALTTPLSGDSNMEPSIKPSTDSSMETTGKPSGEGSGDPSAEPSSERNREPSTESTRELSVEPTKESSTKPTKEPSTEPHK from the exons ATGCTGAGAAAGATGTTGATCCTTTCAGCTCTACTGGCTGTGTTTCTAGTTGATCCAATAAAACCACAAG AGGCATTGACTACCCCTCTGTCTGGGGACTCAAACATGGAGCCGAGCATAAAGCCAAGCACGGACTCAAGCATGGAGACTACTGGAAAGCCCAGCGGGGAAGGAAGCGGAGACCCCAGTGCGGAACCAAGTTCAGAGCGCAACAGAGAGCCAAGCACAGAGTCCACCAGAGAGCTGAGTGTGGAACCAACCAAAGAATCCAGCACAAAACCAACCAAAGAGCCAAGCACAGAACCTCACA AATGA
- the C2H7orf25 gene encoding UPF0415 protein C7orf25 homolog isoform X2, producing MCCGADAPLSGAVSVASSWRPGRRRGRNNVTMSVQSLLCERIAVAKELMKRAEALTTSQKGGIEGGAKLCTKLKAELKFLHRVEAGKVAIKESHLQSTNLTHLRAVIESAENLEEVISVLHVFGYEDCFGEKQTLMVDVVANGGHTWVKAIGRKAEALHNIWLGRGQYGDKSIIEQAEDFLQASHQQPVQYSNPHIIFAFYNSVSSPMAERLKEMGISVRGDVVAVNSLAERLTEERHLSASESDEESPERLQVTRVDRDNLVASIAFPTEIKVDVCNRVNLDITTLITYVSSLSYGGCYFIFKEKVLTEQAAQERRERVLPQLEAFMKGKELFACESAVKDFQSILETLGGPGEKDRAISLMKRINMVPDQPSDRALRLVASSKVNSRSLAIFGTGDTLRAITMTANSGFVRAAANQGVKFSVLIHQPRALTESKESVAMPLPKNCTADSGL from the exons ATGTGCTGCGGGGCTGATGCCCCACTGTCAGGT GCGGTGTCTGTAGCAAGCAGCTGGAGGCCAGGCCGCAGGAGGGGCAG AAATAATGTCACCATGTCTGTGCAATCATTGCTTTGTGAGAGAATCGCTGTTGCTAAAGAATTAATGAAGAGAGCAGAAGCCCTTACCACATCACAGAAAGGAGGTATAGAAGGTGGAGCAAAGCTGTGCACTAAATTGAAGGCCGAGTTGAAATTCTTGCACAGGGTGGAGGCAGGGAAGGTGGCCATTAAGGAGTCCCATCTGCAGAGTACGAATCTCACACATCTCCGAGCTGTAATTGAGTCAGCAGAGAACCTGGAGGAGGTCATCAGTGTCCTTCATGTCTTTGGCTATGAAGACTGCTTTGGAGAAAAGCAAACGCTGATGGTAGATGTTGTTGCAAATGGTGGCCACACTTGGGTGAAAGCAATTGGTCGAAAGGCTGAAGCTCTTCACAATATTTGGCTGGGCCGGGGCCAGTATGGCGACAAAAGCATCATTGAGCAGGCAGAGGACTTCCTGCAAGCGAGCCATCAGCAACCAGTGCAATATAGCAACCCCCATATTATCTTTGCTTTTTATAATAGTGTGTCCAGTCCTATGGCAGAAAGACTGAAAGAGATGGGCATATCCGTGCGGGGAGACGTAGTTGCTGTTAACTCTTTGGCAGAGCGCTTGACTGAAGAGAGACACCTAAGTGCCAGTGAATCTGATGAAGAGAGCCCTGAGCGCCTGCAGGTGACCAGAGTAGACCGGGACAATTTAGTAGCCAGCATTGCTTTTCCTACAGAGATCAAAGTAGATGTGTGCAATAGGGTTAACTTGGACATCACTACTTTAATTACGTATGTCTCTTCCCTTAGCTATGGTGGCTGCTACTTCATTTTTAAGGAGAAAGTGTTAACGGAGCAGGCAGCACAGGAAAGGCGGGAGAGAGTCCTGCCTCAGTTGGAGGCTTTCATGAAGGGCAAGGAGCTGTTTGCTTGTGAATCCGCAGTCAAAGATTTTCAGTCAATCTTAGAAACTCTAGGAGGACCAGGGGAGAAAGATCGAGCCATCTCTCTCATGAAGAGAATTAATATGGTGCCTGACCAGCCATCTGACCGTGCCTTAAGACTAGTGGCTAGTTCAAAAGTCAATAGCCGCTCTCTAGCCATCTTTGGGACAGGAGACACTTTAAGAGCCATCACGATGACTGCAAACAGCGGTTTTGTTAGGGCAGCAGCTAACCAAGGGGTTAAGTTTAGCGTGCTTATCCATCAGCCAAGGGCACTGACTGAAAGCAAAGAGTCTGTTGCCATGCCTTTGCCAAAGAACTGCACAGCCGATAGTGGGCTTTGA
- the C2H7orf25 gene encoding UPF0415 protein C7orf25 homolog isoform X1, translated as MAGLRGSSCRCTGGRSVACAAGLMPHCQVNNVTMSVQSLLCERIAVAKELMKRAEALTTSQKGGIEGGAKLCTKLKAELKFLHRVEAGKVAIKESHLQSTNLTHLRAVIESAENLEEVISVLHVFGYEDCFGEKQTLMVDVVANGGHTWVKAIGRKAEALHNIWLGRGQYGDKSIIEQAEDFLQASHQQPVQYSNPHIIFAFYNSVSSPMAERLKEMGISVRGDVVAVNSLAERLTEERHLSASESDEESPERLQVTRVDRDNLVASIAFPTEIKVDVCNRVNLDITTLITYVSSLSYGGCYFIFKEKVLTEQAAQERRERVLPQLEAFMKGKELFACESAVKDFQSILETLGGPGEKDRAISLMKRINMVPDQPSDRALRLVASSKVNSRSLAIFGTGDTLRAITMTANSGFVRAAANQGVKFSVLIHQPRALTESKESVAMPLPKNCTADSGL; from the exons ATGGCTGGGCTTAGGGGAAGCAGCTGCCGTTGCACCGGGGGAAGGAGCGTGGCATGTGCTGCGGGGCTGATGCCCCACTGTCAGGT AAATAATGTCACCATGTCTGTGCAATCATTGCTTTGTGAGAGAATCGCTGTTGCTAAAGAATTAATGAAGAGAGCAGAAGCCCTTACCACATCACAGAAAGGAGGTATAGAAGGTGGAGCAAAGCTGTGCACTAAATTGAAGGCCGAGTTGAAATTCTTGCACAGGGTGGAGGCAGGGAAGGTGGCCATTAAGGAGTCCCATCTGCAGAGTACGAATCTCACACATCTCCGAGCTGTAATTGAGTCAGCAGAGAACCTGGAGGAGGTCATCAGTGTCCTTCATGTCTTTGGCTATGAAGACTGCTTTGGAGAAAAGCAAACGCTGATGGTAGATGTTGTTGCAAATGGTGGCCACACTTGGGTGAAAGCAATTGGTCGAAAGGCTGAAGCTCTTCACAATATTTGGCTGGGCCGGGGCCAGTATGGCGACAAAAGCATCATTGAGCAGGCAGAGGACTTCCTGCAAGCGAGCCATCAGCAACCAGTGCAATATAGCAACCCCCATATTATCTTTGCTTTTTATAATAGTGTGTCCAGTCCTATGGCAGAAAGACTGAAAGAGATGGGCATATCCGTGCGGGGAGACGTAGTTGCTGTTAACTCTTTGGCAGAGCGCTTGACTGAAGAGAGACACCTAAGTGCCAGTGAATCTGATGAAGAGAGCCCTGAGCGCCTGCAGGTGACCAGAGTAGACCGGGACAATTTAGTAGCCAGCATTGCTTTTCCTACAGAGATCAAAGTAGATGTGTGCAATAGGGTTAACTTGGACATCACTACTTTAATTACGTATGTCTCTTCCCTTAGCTATGGTGGCTGCTACTTCATTTTTAAGGAGAAAGTGTTAACGGAGCAGGCAGCACAGGAAAGGCGGGAGAGAGTCCTGCCTCAGTTGGAGGCTTTCATGAAGGGCAAGGAGCTGTTTGCTTGTGAATCCGCAGTCAAAGATTTTCAGTCAATCTTAGAAACTCTAGGAGGACCAGGGGAGAAAGATCGAGCCATCTCTCTCATGAAGAGAATTAATATGGTGCCTGACCAGCCATCTGACCGTGCCTTAAGACTAGTGGCTAGTTCAAAAGTCAATAGCCGCTCTCTAGCCATCTTTGGGACAGGAGACACTTTAAGAGCCATCACGATGACTGCAAACAGCGGTTTTGTTAGGGCAGCAGCTAACCAAGGGGTTAAGTTTAGCGTGCTTATCCATCAGCCAAGGGCACTGACTGAAAGCAAAGAGTCTGTTGCCATGCCTTTGCCAAAGAACTGCACAGCCGATAGTGGGCTTTGA
- the C2H7orf25 gene encoding UPF0415 protein C7orf25 homolog isoform X3: protein MSVQSLLCERIAVAKELMKRAEALTTSQKGGIEGGAKLCTKLKAELKFLHRVEAGKVAIKESHLQSTNLTHLRAVIESAENLEEVISVLHVFGYEDCFGEKQTLMVDVVANGGHTWVKAIGRKAEALHNIWLGRGQYGDKSIIEQAEDFLQASHQQPVQYSNPHIIFAFYNSVSSPMAERLKEMGISVRGDVVAVNSLAERLTEERHLSASESDEESPERLQVTRVDRDNLVASIAFPTEIKVDVCNRVNLDITTLITYVSSLSYGGCYFIFKEKVLTEQAAQERRERVLPQLEAFMKGKELFACESAVKDFQSILETLGGPGEKDRAISLMKRINMVPDQPSDRALRLVASSKVNSRSLAIFGTGDTLRAITMTANSGFVRAAANQGVKFSVLIHQPRALTESKESVAMPLPKNCTADSGL from the coding sequence ATGTCTGTGCAATCATTGCTTTGTGAGAGAATCGCTGTTGCTAAAGAATTAATGAAGAGAGCAGAAGCCCTTACCACATCACAGAAAGGAGGTATAGAAGGTGGAGCAAAGCTGTGCACTAAATTGAAGGCCGAGTTGAAATTCTTGCACAGGGTGGAGGCAGGGAAGGTGGCCATTAAGGAGTCCCATCTGCAGAGTACGAATCTCACACATCTCCGAGCTGTAATTGAGTCAGCAGAGAACCTGGAGGAGGTCATCAGTGTCCTTCATGTCTTTGGCTATGAAGACTGCTTTGGAGAAAAGCAAACGCTGATGGTAGATGTTGTTGCAAATGGTGGCCACACTTGGGTGAAAGCAATTGGTCGAAAGGCTGAAGCTCTTCACAATATTTGGCTGGGCCGGGGCCAGTATGGCGACAAAAGCATCATTGAGCAGGCAGAGGACTTCCTGCAAGCGAGCCATCAGCAACCAGTGCAATATAGCAACCCCCATATTATCTTTGCTTTTTATAATAGTGTGTCCAGTCCTATGGCAGAAAGACTGAAAGAGATGGGCATATCCGTGCGGGGAGACGTAGTTGCTGTTAACTCTTTGGCAGAGCGCTTGACTGAAGAGAGACACCTAAGTGCCAGTGAATCTGATGAAGAGAGCCCTGAGCGCCTGCAGGTGACCAGAGTAGACCGGGACAATTTAGTAGCCAGCATTGCTTTTCCTACAGAGATCAAAGTAGATGTGTGCAATAGGGTTAACTTGGACATCACTACTTTAATTACGTATGTCTCTTCCCTTAGCTATGGTGGCTGCTACTTCATTTTTAAGGAGAAAGTGTTAACGGAGCAGGCAGCACAGGAAAGGCGGGAGAGAGTCCTGCCTCAGTTGGAGGCTTTCATGAAGGGCAAGGAGCTGTTTGCTTGTGAATCCGCAGTCAAAGATTTTCAGTCAATCTTAGAAACTCTAGGAGGACCAGGGGAGAAAGATCGAGCCATCTCTCTCATGAAGAGAATTAATATGGTGCCTGACCAGCCATCTGACCGTGCCTTAAGACTAGTGGCTAGTTCAAAAGTCAATAGCCGCTCTCTAGCCATCTTTGGGACAGGAGACACTTTAAGAGCCATCACGATGACTGCAAACAGCGGTTTTGTTAGGGCAGCAGCTAACCAAGGGGTTAAGTTTAGCGTGCTTATCCATCAGCCAAGGGCACTGACTGAAAGCAAAGAGTCTGTTGCCATGCCTTTGCCAAAGAACTGCACAGCCGATAGTGGGCTTTGA